The following DNA comes from Mucisphaera calidilacus.
GCGACGATGATGCTCCCGCCTCAGGTCACGATGATCCCGGTCTTCCTGCTCTTCCGGCAGTTCGGCTGGATCGACACCATGCTCCCGCTGGTGATCCCGGCTTTCTTCGGGCAGCCGTTTTTCATCTTCATGTTCCGGCAGTTCTTCCTCCAACTCCCCGAGGAGCTACTGGAGGCGGCGCGGATCGACGGTGCCTCGCCGTTGGGCATCTACTGGCGGATCATGCTCCCGCTGAGCTGGCCGGTGATCGCGATCGTGGCGATCTACACGTTCATGTTTGTCTGGAACGACTTCATGAACCCCCTGATCTACCTCAACTCGCCCGAGAACCGGACGCTGGCCCTCGAACTCAACAGCTTCAACGGCCAGTATGGCGTCGAGCGGCGCGAGTTGCTGATGGCCGCCTCCTTCATGACCATGCTGCCCTGCGTGCTGCTGTTCTTCGCGGCCCAGCGGTACTTCGTCGGCAACGCGGCGGCATCGGGTGTGAAGGGCTGAGGCCACCACCACGCTCAGAGCGCATCGACAGTCTGCAGGGTTGATCGATACACCTGTCAACCAACGGGACAGGTCTGCTGATACGTGCTCCATCCCTGTTCAGTCAGTGTGGCCGAGGGTGATCGGTCACCTCATGAAGACGGTGTTGAGCCAGCGGTTCCGCCGCTGAGGTTGAGGGGGAGGGCGATCCCATGGGTGCATAAGGCCATGAAAAAACGCCCGGCGTGTGCCGGGCGCTGAGGAGGATGTGTGATGCTGGAATGTCAGTTCCGGATGCTCAGCGGTGTGATAAACACCTTATCCGCGCCCTTGGGGTTTACCGACTCCGCATGACCATCCACAAAGAAGGTGTTCATGCTGTCGCCATGTCGCCCATCAATGCCTGAAAGGCGTGTGCCCTCGTCTTGGCCTGCAACGGGCAGTTTCATTCGCAGTCGATAGTCCGCAAAGTGACCGGCCAGGGTGCCGCGGAGTGATAGATCATCGACAACGCTATGGTTGTTGGACGTGATGAAAAGTGTGTCACTGCGCAGGTGCCATGCGCCACCTTGAGCGGGCTGAACATTGGTATCTTCATCACTGGGGCGATTGCCGAGGTCCGCGTAGAGCATGGTCTGCGATGGCTTGGTGACCTTGCCCTGATTGCCTCCGACCGGCTTCGCATCGCTAATGCTCTCACCCGCGTAGGGATTGATGGTGGTGGACGCGAAGATGAAGTTGCCGCTAGGGGTATCGAGCGAGCAGACGTCGATGTTCACGCCGTATGAGAGCGGAAGGAAACCGTCGGGGATGCCGCTGCCCGACGTTGTGTTGAGCATGGTCAGATAGCCGGGATTATCGGTGTCGAGGGAAGGGTCGGACGGGCATTTGAAGACTTCGGGATTGTTCTGCCTAAATTGCGAAGAGTCGCCTTGATCCCAGAAGGTGTCGTTCTCACCGCCTCCGAGGTAGGGGATCAGTGCAGAGGCGAAATCTTTGAGTTTCTTACCGCCTGCTTGATCAGAGCGGTAAGCAAAACGCGGGTCGCCAGGAAACTCGGCCTGAATCCATTGATCTTCCGTGGTGACGGGGAAGGTGTCGCGATGGTCAAGTGCGAAGACGTTGGCGGCAACATTCATCTGCCGCCCGTTGGAGAGGCAGGATGCGTTGCGAGCAACACGCCGTGCGGCCCCAAGTGCAGGCAGGAGGATGCCGATCAGCAGAGCGATGATCGAGATAACGACCAGCAGCTCGATCAGCGTGAAACCGTGGTATTTCTTAGTGGTCAGTGCGGTGGCGATCATCGATGAAGCTCCTCGATCGTGAATCAGGTCATGGAGTGGGTTAAACGTTTCAACCTAAATCCGAGTTCAAATCAGCCTTTGTTCATCACTCGGCTGAAATCGGGTGGATACCAGACAGATGGCAGGAACCGAATCAGAGTCCGAAAAGGCAATCCAGAGGCGTGTGGACCCTCGCCTGACCTCATAAGGATAGGCCAACGGGCAACCGCGTCAACCCAAACCCATCGATAAAATCCCTAAATGCGGCATAAAAACAGGATAAGCCCGCCCAGATTAACCCGAATCGGGGTCTGCTCTCTGGGTAAAGCGGGCGTTGTACAAAAGAAGGATGATTTTCGATCAACGCTCTTGCTTAATCGGTTCACTGCTGTTATCCTTTTCATAGGTCCAAGAGCTTCAACCCTTCAAAGCGTTCTGGACCGTCAACTGAATTGTTTCGTGTCAACGATGTGCCTGACACGGTTTCTGAATCGTCATCTTGTTTCGTTTACACGGCTCTTTTCAACCATCGGAGGTAGACCATGAGATCCACGACCATCGCCGGTTTCGCGTCAGCTTTTGCCCTGGCCGCAGTTGCCCAGGGGCAGATTTTTATGGACGGGTATCTGGAGCCGGGCGAGTACGGCAGTGCTCTGTCCGTTCAGAACACCAACACCGGCTTCGGCGATTCGAACCTCGCCATGCCCGAGTTCGCCAACGGCTCCGAGATCGACGCCGTCTACGGCACGGTCGCCAACGACACCCTCTACCTGATGGTGACGGGCAACCTCGAGAGCAACTTCAACAAGATGGTCTTCATGGTCGACTCCGTTGCGGGCGGCGTGAACCAGCTGCTGAACGATCCCGAGGACCCGCTGCCCGATCTGGACTTCGGTGAGGGTGGTTTCCTCAACGGCCTGCGTTCCATGAGCGGCATCACCTTCGACGAGGGCTTCGAAGCCGACTACATGGTCGCCGTGACCCACGGCACAGAGAATATTGACGACTTCACCTCCGGCTGGCTGCTCTCGACACACTTCGCCGAGCTGAAGCCCCAGTCACAGAACCCGGCGGCGGGCTATGCCGGCGGCATCAGCAGCCCCGGCGTGCAGGGCGTTGACAGCGTCTTTGTGGATGCCAGTAATGCTGATCCCGGCACCACGCCGATCGAGCAGTTCTACATCACGCCCAGCGGCGGACGCCCCGCGGCCGACAACTCGGCCTTCGGCATCCAGGCCTCGATCAACAACCTCAATGCTTTCGAGGAAGACGATTTCGGTACCGTGACCGCCGGCGGTGTCTTCGGCAACGGCGAGACCGACGAGGCCAGCCCCGAGCTGATCGCTCTGGCCGAGCAGGTCACCACGGGCGTTGAGGTCGCGATTCCGCTGTCGACGATCGGCAACCCGACCGGCGACATCAAGGTTCATATCCACATCAACGGCTCGAACTACTCCTATCTCTCGAACCAGGTCAATGGCGTGGGCGTCCTGCAGGGCAACCTCGGCGGCGACGGCGCGGGCGGGTTCATCGGCGGCGCCGATCCCCTCTCGGGCATCGACTTCAACAACTTCGACGGCCTGCAGTACGACGTGATCGCCAACGGCTCGGGCCCCGTCCCCGGCGACGCCAACGGCGACGGTGTGGTCGACCTGCTCGACCTCTCGATCCTCGCCTCCAACTTCGAGGGCACGGACACCCCGTACACCAACGAAGAGGGTGACTTCAACGGCGACGGCCTGGTCGACCTGCTTGACCTGTCGATCCTCGCCTCGAACTTCGAGTCGACCCCTGCTCCGGAGCCGGCGGGAGCCGCGCTCATCGGCCTCGGCGCGGTCGCCCTCCTGCGTCGTCGCTAAGTACCTTCCCTTAACTGTCTCGCCTCATTTACCCCGGCTCATTGCGAGCCGGGGTTTTTTTGTGCTCATTGATGAGTCATTCCGGAGACGCGGTTGGATCCATCATGCGCTGTGATAAAATGGGAATTGACTCGGGGAGTGGAGCCAACACGCCACGCCCTTAGGCGTCGCGATCACGGGCAACGACGAAGACGTCCTCACACGCATTGGAAAAAGGGAGCCTCAACCATGGCACGGAGCACCAGTTGCCTCTTGGCTGCTGCGCTGGCGATCAGCACGGCCTCGACGACAGACGCACTCACCATCAACGCGACGTTCAACAGCTCGGCGTCGGACGCGCCCTCCTATGACAGCGATGGCTCCAAGCTCATCGACATCATGAATTACGCCGTCAGCGTCTGGGAGGACATCATCCAGGACCCGGGCACGCTTGAGGTCGAGTTTTATTACGACAACCTCAGCGACGCCAACGGCACCCTCGGGCTGCACAACAACCTCGCGACCAGCGGCGGCAAGCCCACCTCGGCACGCATCCGGCTGGATACCCAGATCAACGGGAACAACCGGCTGTGGTATTTCGATTCGACCCCTGAGGACAACAGCGAGTACGACATCGAGCAGACGCTGTATCGCGACCTGTCCGCGTCCAACCAGTCGAACTGGTTCCGCGGTTCGCCGCCTGATCTGCTCGAGGTCGGGTACCGAGGCGACGCGAAGTCAACTTCGTCTTCAACCGTTCGCGACGGTTACGACATGCTCAGCACGGTGATCCACGAGTTGGGCCACGCGGTCGGGCTCACGGGCAACGTTTCTTCCGGCGAGTACGCCGACGGCGACTACGACATTCCCACGAGTTTTGTCAATGGCAACACGATGGCCGTCGAGGGCGATGCGCACATCGACCCGCGTGTCGCGCTCATGTGCGGTGGTTGCGGCGCCACGGGACTGCGGCGGCTGCCCACGGCGATCGATGTTCTCGCGGCGGCTACGGGGGCCGGCTGGACCAACATAGACCTGCTGCGCCAGGACATGCTCTCGGGCGGGAACATGCGCACAGACTTCGAGTGGATCGGCAACGCGGTGCCCGGGGCTTTTGACGACGCATGGGTTCGCCACGGCGCCTATGCCTACCTCTCCAACTCGTCGAATCCCGGGAGTTTTTTCGCGAAGAATCTCTGGATCGGCGAGGGGTCGGAGGTCGACGCCAACGGCAACAAGATCGATGTCGGCGAGACGATCACCGTCAACCGATCGACGGGTGATGCGGCCGTGCAGCTGTTCGTAGACACGGACGGCGAGATTGAGTCGATGGACCTGATCGTCCAGGGCGCTGAACTCGACCTGAACGGCGGCCTTGTTGATGTCGGGAACGACCTGGACATCCTCAATAACGACGGGTTTACAGGGTTGATTACCGGAAATGGCACTATCGACGTCGCGGACCGGTTGTATGTCAACGGGCGGATCGTCCCGGACGGCGGGACGCTGGTCTTTGACTCCGTACAGTCCGACGCGTGGGACATCGACGGTGCCGGAAATGGCGAACTGGATGCTACCAGCGGCAACATTCACTTCGCCTCGGGCGGGGTCGCGGACGCGTTCGACGGCGTGATCACGGTGGGCGCGGATCAGTACGTGCAGTTTGATGTTGACTGGGAACTCGGAACCGGCGGCGTGCTGAATCTCAACGGCGGGGCCAGTCTCAGCGACACGGCCGAGATCCGAGGCACGGGTACCACGACACTCTCGGGCGTGGTGAACGTGGACGGCCACACCGAAATCGACACGCCCGTGATTGTCGAGAGCACGGCGACCGTGAACATCCCCGATCCGGATGATCGACTCGATCTCGGGAACAACATCGCCGACAGCATCACCTACAACGGCGGGGTCTTCACCGGCACGGGGACGCTGGTTCAGGACGGCGACGCAACGGTTACGTCCGGGGCCACCGTCACGATCCAGACGGACACGTTTGATTTTGATGGCGACACGATTTCTGACACGACGCTCGAAACCAATTCACGCATGGATATCACGGGCACCGGACTCAAGGACGCTCACGACGGCATCATCACCATCCAATCCGGGGCGGTCCTGAACGTCAATACACGCAGCCCGCTGATCATCATCCCCCCGACGCCCGCGGAGGCCGATGCTGGCGACGGCGACATCATTCTTCCGCCACTCACCTTCCCCGTCGCGTGGACGCTGTCGGGAACGCTGGACATCCAGGGAGGGACGCTTGAGGGTTCGCGGATGATCGTCGGCGACGGCACGCCCGGCACGGTCACTGCGAGCAGCGGAACGGGCACCATCAACGCGCCGGTCACGTTCACGGGCAACTCCGTTTCTCAGATCAACAGCACGCTGGACCTGGCCGGAACCGCGGTCTACGAGGGCGGGACGCACACGGGCACGGGCGCGCTGGTCTGGAACAGCAACATCGACGTGACCGCCGACACGATTATCTCGGTAACAACCATCGACATGGATGGGGACGACGGCGACACAACGATCACCGTCGATCAGGACGCGACGCTCACGCTCAATCTGAGCAGCGTGGATTATGGCTTCACGCCCACGTTCAACGGCTCCCTGGTCCTCGACGGCGGCGGGTTCACCCTCAACAAGAACTCAGGTTCCTGGAACACGGCCGGGACCATCACGCTCAACAACCCCGACGGTGCGCATGTGCCGGAGATCAACGGCAGCAAGATGAACATGACCGCAGGCGGGCTG
Coding sequences within:
- a CDS encoding carbohydrate ABC transporter permease, which codes for MSANPTTPTTLTYKPARFRHWSSVGTYLLLLAGAILLLIPFFWMVSNSLKTDQEIANIGQLLPAVPIWDNYPDALERMGLDSSRWAFPALSNTVVITTLSVFGSVLSSSLVGFGFARFRFRGRDPLFMVMLATMMLPPQVTMIPVFLLFRQFGWIDTMLPLVIPAFFGQPFFIFMFRQFFLQLPEELLEAARIDGASPLGIYWRIMLPLSWPVIAIVAIYTFMFVWNDFMNPLIYLNSPENRTLALELNSFNGQYGVERRELLMAASFMTMLPCVLLFFAAQRYFVGNAAASGVKG
- a CDS encoding type II secretion system protein; the encoded protein is MIATALTTKKYHGFTLIELLVVISIIALLIGILLPALGAARRVARNASCLSNGRQMNVAANVFALDHRDTFPVTTEDQWIQAEFPGDPRFAYRSDQAGGKKLKDFASALIPYLGGGENDTFWDQGDSSQFRQNNPEVFKCPSDPSLDTDNPGYLTMLNTTSGSGIPDGFLPLSYGVNIDVCSLDTPSGNFIFASTTINPYAGESISDAKPVGGNQGKVTKPSQTMLYADLGNRPSDEDTNVQPAQGGAWHLRSDTLFITSNNHSVVDDLSLRGTLAGHFADYRLRMKLPVAGQDEGTRLSGIDGRHGDSMNTFFVDGHAESVNPKGADKVFITPLSIRN
- a CDS encoding dockerin type I domain-containing protein: MRSTTIAGFASAFALAAVAQGQIFMDGYLEPGEYGSALSVQNTNTGFGDSNLAMPEFANGSEIDAVYGTVANDTLYLMVTGNLESNFNKMVFMVDSVAGGVNQLLNDPEDPLPDLDFGEGGFLNGLRSMSGITFDEGFEADYMVAVTHGTENIDDFTSGWLLSTHFAELKPQSQNPAAGYAGGISSPGVQGVDSVFVDASNADPGTTPIEQFYITPSGGRPAADNSAFGIQASINNLNAFEEDDFGTVTAGGVFGNGETDEASPELIALAEQVTTGVEVAIPLSTIGNPTGDIKVHIHINGSNYSYLSNQVNGVGVLQGNLGGDGAGGFIGGADPLSGIDFNNFDGLQYDVIANGSGPVPGDANGDGVVDLLDLSILASNFEGTDTPYTNEEGDFNGDGLVDLLDLSILASNFESTPAPEPAGAALIGLGAVALLRRR